A region of Salvelinus alpinus chromosome 6, SLU_Salpinus.1, whole genome shotgun sequence DNA encodes the following proteins:
- the tbc1d7 gene encoding TBC1 domain family member 7, with translation MAEDPQRNFRSAYYEKVGFRGVEEKKSLEILLKDNPLDVEKLSTFSQRFPLPSMYRIHVWKVLLGILPPHSDSHFLVAGYRREQYQDVLEALKVMRFVHMATPQTLVYLRMFQLESQVLPRRSDTSAPDEEDEDFLSIARAMEEIVEDPMDCYWLIKSFVNQFNNKFGDSIPHLPKSLEHYLSVEEPRLLNHLKNTGALAMLPYSLWFRRCFAGCLPESSLQRVWDKVISGSCKILVFVAMEILLSYKIVVMGTSKPEGVVSILCNMPQENTDAIVTKAIDLWHKYCGTPMHSV, from the exons ATGGCTGAGGACCCTCAGAGGAACTTCCGTTCTGCCTATTATGAAAAGGTGGGCTtcagaggggtggaggagaagaAATCACTGGAGATATTACTGAAGGACAACCCACTGG ATGTGGAGAAGCTGAGCACTTTCAGTCAGAGATTCCCTCTGCCCTCAATGTACAGGATCCATGTATGGAAAGTGCTGTTGG GTATCCTTCCTCCCCACAGTGACTCCCACTTCCTGGTGGCAGGGTACAGGCGGGAACAGTACCAGGATGTGTTGGAGGCCCTGAAGGTGATGAGGTTTGTCCACATGGCCACTCCCCAGACGCTGGTGTACCTACGCATGTTCCAGCTGGAGAGCCAAGTGCTGCCCAGACGCTCTGATACCTCAGCCCcg GACGAGGAGGATGAGGACTTCCTGTCCATAGCTCGAGCCATGGAGGAGATCGTAGAAGACCCTATGGATTGTTATTGGCTGATCAAGAGCTTTGTCAACCAGTTCAACAATAAGTTTGGAGACTCCATTCCCCACCTG CCCAAGAGTCTGGAGCACTACCTGAGTGTGGAGGAGCCCCGGCTACTGAACCATCTGAAGAATACTGGGGCCCTCGCCATGCTGCCATACAGCCTGTGGTTCAGACGCTGCTTTGCTGGCTGCCTGCCTGAGTCCAGCCTGCAGAG GGTGTGGGACAAGGTGATCAGCGGGTCCTGTAAGATCCTGGTCTTCGTTGCCATGGAGATCCTTCTCAGCTACAAGATCGTGGTGATGGGGACCAGCAAACCGGAGGGAGTGGTCAGCATCCTGTGCAAC ATGCCCCAGGAGAACACTGACGCAATAGTGACTAAAGCCATTGACCTGTGGCACAAgtactgtggcacccccatgcaCTCTGTATAG